In one Pseudomonas tensinigenes genomic region, the following are encoded:
- a CDS encoding TonB-dependent siderophore receptor: MFAPITRSMTLTLGLCGAAFSADLLAETEAENPQQPGNPALELAATNVSAQGLGTTTENTESYTTGAMSTATRLNLSIKETPQSVSVITRQQMDDFKLGTLSEAMRQTTGVVVQHLDSDRVSYSSRGYAINNFQIDGMLNTFDRMKSDSDTIIYDRIEVVRGATGLTTGAGDPSATINMVRKRPTAQWQALAGVSGGSYDNYYSYVDVGGPLAFDGRLRGRTVLAYRDNQSIKDKYALQREVGYGVLEADLTDSTVLAVGYDYQNKHVQGSSWGTVPYWNADGSKAGLGRSTNMATSWSSWPLQDKTAFATLDQQLAGGWRLKAAYTHRESNTDGKVYYGGAGFPAADRSGMIAYTSHMIGTQKMQAYDFNVSGPYSLLGREHEMMFGYGEAVRRSNSPYTIAGARPRDYGTIRDWKYMGDIAKFSDTVTDLTGSKDDTRQKAGYIATRLSLTDDLHAVLGSRYGSWQASSTSNSYDANRQLTEVDYTSQKQNDVWTPYAGLLYDLTPEYTAYVSYTDIFKPQGNRDKNRKYIDPVVGKNYEVGIKGSLLEERLNLSTAVFWSKQDNVAELDNSVPADPVTREQFYKSGGKGNKVNGFEAEVSGEILQGWNMTAGYTYTHSVNGDSARTNTNQPMNLLRVSTAYRLPGEWQALTVGGAVNWQSDVYGTSSRPVGDDTEQARIAQSAYTVVNLMSRYEFDRHLSASLNVNNLFDKKYYDNVGFYNGVYWGDPRTVTLSLDWKL; the protein is encoded by the coding sequence ATGTTCGCGCCCATTACCCGTTCCATGACCCTCACCCTCGGCCTGTGCGGCGCTGCGTTCAGCGCCGATCTGCTGGCTGAAACCGAAGCCGAAAATCCGCAGCAGCCCGGCAATCCGGCGCTGGAGCTGGCCGCGACCAACGTCAGCGCGCAAGGCCTGGGCACCACCACCGAAAACACCGAGTCCTACACCACCGGCGCGATGAGCACGGCGACGCGGCTGAATCTGTCGATCAAGGAAACCCCGCAATCGGTGTCGGTGATCACGCGCCAGCAAATGGATGATTTCAAGCTCGGTACATTGTCCGAGGCCATGCGCCAGACCACGGGTGTGGTAGTGCAGCACCTGGATTCGGATCGGGTCAGCTATTCATCGCGTGGTTATGCGATCAACAACTTCCAGATCGACGGGATGCTCAACACCTTCGATCGCATGAAGTCCGACTCCGACACGATCATTTACGACCGTATCGAGGTGGTGCGCGGTGCCACCGGGCTGACCACGGGTGCGGGTGATCCGTCGGCGACGATCAACATGGTGCGCAAGCGTCCGACCGCGCAGTGGCAGGCGCTGGCCGGGGTCAGTGGCGGCAGCTACGACAATTACTACAGCTACGTCGACGTCGGCGGGCCGCTGGCGTTCGACGGGCGCTTGCGCGGGCGCACGGTGTTGGCGTATCGCGACAACCAGTCGATCAAGGACAAATACGCGCTGCAACGGGAGGTCGGTTATGGCGTGCTTGAGGCGGATCTGACCGATTCCACCGTGCTGGCGGTCGGCTACGACTATCAGAACAAGCATGTGCAAGGTTCATCCTGGGGCACCGTGCCCTACTGGAATGCCGATGGCAGCAAGGCCGGTCTCGGGCGTTCGACCAACATGGCGACGTCGTGGAGTTCCTGGCCGCTGCAAGACAAAACCGCATTCGCCACCCTCGATCAGCAACTGGCCGGCGGCTGGCGCCTCAAAGCCGCGTACACCCATCGCGAGAGCAACACCGACGGCAAGGTCTATTACGGTGGTGCCGGTTTTCCCGCAGCGGACCGCAGCGGCATGATCGCCTACACCTCGCACATGATCGGCACGCAGAAAATGCAGGCGTATGACTTCAATGTCTCCGGCCCCTACTCGCTGCTGGGCCGTGAGCACGAAATGATGTTCGGCTACGGTGAGGCCGTGCGCCGCTCGAATTCCCCGTACACCATTGCCGGTGCGCGTCCCAGGGATTACGGAACCATCCGCGACTGGAAATACATGGGCGACATCGCCAAGTTCAGCGATACCGTCACCGACCTCACCGGCTCGAAGGACGATACCCGGCAGAAAGCCGGCTACATCGCCACGCGCCTGAGCCTGACTGATGATCTGCACGCCGTGCTCGGCAGCCGATATGGCAGCTGGCAAGCGTCCAGTACCAGCAACAGTTACGACGCCAATCGGCAACTGACCGAGGTCGATTACACCAGCCAGAAACAGAACGACGTCTGGACGCCATACGCCGGGCTGCTGTATGACCTGACCCCGGAATACACGGCGTACGTGAGTTACACCGACATCTTCAAGCCGCAGGGCAACCGCGACAAGAATCGCAAATACATCGACCCGGTGGTTGGCAAAAACTATGAAGTGGGCATCAAGGGCAGTCTGCTCGAGGAGCGCCTGAACCTCTCCACGGCGGTGTTCTGGAGCAAGCAGGATAACGTCGCCGAACTCGATAACTCGGTACCGGCGGATCCGGTTACCCGCGAGCAGTTCTACAAATCCGGCGGCAAGGGCAACAAGGTCAACGGTTTTGAAGCCGAAGTGTCCGGGGAAATCCTTCAGGGCTGGAACATGACCGCCGGTTACACCTACACCCACTCGGTCAACGGCGACAGCGCGCGCACCAATACCAATCAGCCGATGAACCTGTTGCGCGTGTCCACGGCGTACCGTCTGCCGGGCGAATGGCAGGCGCTGACCGTGGGCGGCGCGGTGAACTGGCAAAGCGATGTGTATGGCACGTCGAGCCGACCGGTTGGCGACGACACCGAACAAGCACGAATCGCCCAGAGCGCCTACACCGTGGTCAATCTGATGTCGCGCTACGAGTTCGACCGGCACCTGTCGGCGTCACTGAACGTCAACAACCTGTTCGACAAGAAGTATTACGACAACGTCGGCTTCTATAACGGCGTGTACTGGGGTGACCCGCGCACCGTCACTCTGAGTCTCGACTGGAAGCTCTGA
- a CDS encoding GNAT family N-acetyltransferase, which produces MDSAEILVLQASYSNPTHAEAIGIVLNHYAEDPMGGGHSLDPELLRRLPEELARRPHAFSVLAFVGGEPAGLVNCFEGFSTFACKPLVNVHDVAVVGKFRGLGLSQKMLQKVEEISRQRGCCKITLEVLEGNAVAQGSYRKFGFAPGMFDPDHGRMQFWIKSLQA; this is translated from the coding sequence ATGGATTCCGCAGAGATTCTTGTGCTTCAAGCCAGCTACAGCAATCCAACGCACGCCGAGGCCATCGGTATCGTGCTCAATCATTACGCCGAAGACCCGATGGGCGGCGGTCACTCGCTCGATCCTGAGCTGTTGCGCCGGCTGCCCGAAGAACTGGCCCGACGCCCGCATGCGTTCAGCGTGCTGGCCTTTGTCGGTGGTGAACCGGCGGGGTTGGTGAACTGCTTTGAAGGGTTTTCCACGTTTGCCTGCAAACCGTTGGTCAACGTCCACGACGTGGCGGTGGTGGGCAAGTTTCGCGGTCTCGGTCTGAGCCAGAAAATGCTGCAGAAAGTCGAGGAAATCTCTCGTCAGCGCGGTTGCTGCAAGATCACCCTTGAAGTGCTTGAAGGTAACGCTGTGGCGCAGGGTTCCTACCGCAAGTTCGGCTTCGCGCCGGGCATGTTCGACCCGGATCACGGGCGGATGCAGTTCTGGATCAAGAGTTTGCAGGCCTAG
- a CDS encoding DinB family protein, with product MSQALSHHLLTMAYQNAWANHRLAKAWSQLGAADLAAPRVSFFPSIRLTLNHILTCDWFYVDALERELRGAEPHPDCYVFFNADEPFTEGAQLREEQAHVDRRLIAYCEQLRDADLTRIVTIARDTPQHDSRLRMLSHLFEHQIHHRGQVHAMLSDTSVTPPQLDEFFCVGESGLRAGDFAELGWTEELIWGH from the coding sequence ATGAGCCAAGCGTTATCCCATCATCTGCTGACCATGGCTTATCAGAATGCCTGGGCCAATCATCGCCTGGCCAAGGCCTGGTCGCAGCTTGGCGCGGCAGATCTGGCGGCGCCTCGGGTAAGCTTTTTTCCGAGCATTCGTCTGACCCTCAATCACATCCTCACCTGCGACTGGTTCTACGTCGATGCGCTGGAGCGCGAGCTGCGCGGGGCCGAGCCGCATCCTGACTGTTATGTGTTTTTCAACGCGGACGAACCGTTTACCGAGGGCGCGCAGCTGCGCGAGGAGCAGGCTCACGTTGATCGGCGGCTGATTGCTTATTGCGAGCAACTGCGCGATGCCGATCTGACCAGGATCGTCACCATTGCCCGTGATACGCCGCAGCACGACAGCCGTCTGCGCATGCTGTCGCATTTGTTCGAACATCAGATTCATCACCGTGGTCAGGTGCATGCGATGCTCAGCGATACTTCGGTGACGCCGCCGCAACTGGATGAGTTCTTCTGTGTCGGCGAGAGTGGCCTGCGCGCCGGGGATTTCGCCGAACTGGGCTGGACTGAAGAGTTGATTTGGGGCCACTGA
- the zapE gene encoding cell division protein ZapE, producing MTFDSPLSAWQHAVQHKGFIQDEAQEHAVWALQKCHEALHAGARSVTGVYLWGPVGRGKTWLMDQFYQSLRVPARRQHFHRFMGWVHQRSFQLTGIADPLRALAKELAAEVRVLCFDELFVNDIGDAIILGRLFQVMFDEGVVIVCTSNLPPDDLYADGFNRDRFVPAIAAIKAHMQVVAVNGAEDHRLHPGAGLQRYFVATSAVSALDVVFQALTAGQPSSGEPVAVGHRQLNVVQASETVVWCRYADLCEQPFAAMDFIALCDRYTAILLSEVPNLSAQKREGRIARGTEDGAQRVVAGDRELPQLSVHDDGVRRFIALVDECYDRKVPLYIEAQVPMDALYTEGYLEFPFRRTLSRLQEMQLQRFAEA from the coding sequence ATGACTTTCGACTCCCCCCTCAGCGCCTGGCAACACGCCGTGCAACACAAGGGTTTCATCCAGGATGAAGCCCAGGAACACGCGGTCTGGGCACTGCAAAAATGCCATGAAGCCCTGCACGCCGGTGCCCGTTCGGTCACCGGCGTTTATCTGTGGGGGCCGGTCGGACGCGGCAAGACCTGGCTGATGGATCAGTTCTATCAGAGCCTGCGGGTGCCGGCGCGACGTCAACACTTTCATCGCTTCATGGGCTGGGTGCACCAGCGTTCGTTCCAGTTGACCGGGATTGCCGATCCGTTGCGAGCGCTGGCCAAAGAGCTGGCGGCCGAGGTGCGGGTGCTGTGCTTCGATGAGCTGTTCGTCAACGACATCGGTGACGCGATCATTCTCGGTCGGCTGTTTCAGGTGATGTTCGACGAAGGCGTGGTGATCGTTTGTACGTCCAATCTACCGCCGGACGATCTGTACGCCGATGGCTTCAACCGCGATCGCTTTGTGCCGGCAATTGCCGCGATCAAAGCGCATATGCAGGTGGTGGCAGTGAATGGCGCCGAGGATCATCGACTGCATCCGGGGGCGGGCCTGCAACGCTACTTTGTCGCCACGTCTGCGGTCAGTGCGCTGGACGTAGTCTTTCAGGCACTCACCGCCGGGCAACCGTCCAGCGGCGAACCGGTGGCGGTCGGGCATCGCCAGTTGAACGTGGTGCAGGCCAGTGAAACGGTGGTGTGGTGCCGCTACGCGGATCTGTGCGAGCAACCGTTCGCCGCCATGGATTTCATCGCGCTGTGCGACCGCTACACGGCTATTCTGTTGAGCGAGGTGCCGAACCTCAGCGCACAGAAACGCGAAGGGCGCATCGCGCGCGGCACTGAAGATGGCGCGCAACGGGTAGTGGCCGGTGACCGTGAGTTGCCGCAATTGTCGGTTCACGATGACGGTGTGCGGCGTTTCATCGCGCTGGTCGACGAGTGCTACGACCGCAAAGTGCCGCTGTACATCGAGGCGCAAGTGCCGATGGATGCGCTGTACACCGAGGGTTATCTGGAATTCCCGTTCCGCCGCACCCTCAGTCGCTTGCAGGAGATGCAGCTGCAGCGTTTTGCCGAAGCTTGA
- a CDS encoding nuclear transport factor 2 family protein: MSHPVSALAPAIAAYIDAANTRDTSRVGSFFAEDANVFDEGQHQVGPRAIAQWMHDTGQRYQPRVEVLDVQQRTGKVLVHGLISGTFPGSPAQLRYTFRLNEQGKIARLDISL; this comes from the coding sequence ATGTCCCATCCCGTCTCTGCGCTGGCCCCGGCGATCGCTGCGTATATCGATGCGGCCAACACGCGCGATACCTCCAGGGTCGGCAGTTTTTTTGCCGAGGATGCCAACGTGTTCGACGAGGGCCAGCATCAAGTCGGCCCGCGAGCCATCGCGCAATGGATGCACGACACCGGGCAACGTTATCAACCACGGGTCGAAGTGCTGGACGTGCAGCAGCGCACCGGCAAGGTGCTGGTGCACGGGCTGATTTCCGGAACCTTTCCCGGCAGCCCGGCGCAACTGCGCTACACGTTTCGGTTGAACGAGCAGGGGAAAATCGCCCGACTGGATATTTCCCTGTAA
- a CDS encoding helix-turn-helix transcriptional regulator → MSRTTRLLTLLQVLRGKKRPVTAATLAAELEVSERTLYRDIAELAALGAPIHGEAGIGYVLRSGLFLPPLMLNADETEAIVLGLRYVDQRGDEVLGKAAADALAKIAAVLDPQAQEALRNPTVMPGPPGYGFPQNAVPLNVFRHAIRDQAKLHIAYADAQQVSSQRLIWPLALGFLNEVRIIVAWCELRGAYRTFRTDRISAASRQGEGYPGRRSDLLRTWREQMQLDESGRFTPDKN, encoded by the coding sequence GTGTCACGTACCACTCGTCTTTTGACTTTGCTGCAAGTGCTGCGCGGCAAGAAGCGCCCGGTCACGGCGGCGACTCTGGCTGCCGAGCTGGAAGTGTCCGAGCGCACGCTCTATCGCGATATCGCTGAGCTGGCCGCGCTCGGCGCGCCGATCCATGGCGAGGCGGGGATCGGTTATGTGCTGCGCAGCGGCCTGTTTCTGCCGCCACTGATGCTCAATGCCGACGAGACCGAAGCCATTGTTCTCGGTTTGCGCTACGTCGATCAGCGCGGTGACGAAGTGCTCGGCAAAGCGGCGGCGGATGCGCTGGCGAAAATTGCCGCTGTGCTCGATCCGCAGGCCCAGGAAGCGCTGCGCAATCCCACGGTGATGCCGGGCCCGCCGGGCTATGGTTTTCCGCAAAACGCCGTGCCGTTGAACGTGTTCCGCCATGCCATCCGCGACCAGGCCAAACTGCACATCGCGTACGCCGACGCGCAACAGGTGTCCAGTCAGCGACTGATCTGGCCCTTGGCGCTGGGCTTTCTCAATGAGGTGCGGATCATCGTCGCGTGGTGCGAATTGCGCGGCGCCTACCGCACGTTTCGCACCGACCGGATCAGCGCTGCCAGCCGCCAGGGCGAGGGTTATCCGGGACGGCGCAGCGACCTTTTGCGCACTTGGCGCGAGCAGATGCAACTGGATGAAAGCGGGCGGTTCACTCCTGACAAAAACTGA
- a CDS encoding aldo/keto reductase, whose product MHYKVFGRKTGLRVSELALGAGNFGTGWGHGAERDEAKRIFDGFLDAGGNFIDTANGYQGGQSESMLSEFIAPERDRLVIATKYSMGTTPADGISHTGNSRKNMVRAAEESLKRLNTDHIDLFWAHVTDGVTPMEEILRGFDDLVRAGKIHYAGLSNFPAWRISRADVLAELRGFAPIAAIQVEYSLAERTAERELLPMAEALGLAATLWSPLAGGFLTGKYRGGDDNNRASKLGMLVHAEKSARETALLDTLLAVAAEIGASPTHVAIAWLREKARRSTTALIPILGSRTREQLDATLGALEVQLSEQQMARLEDSSSVPAGVPHETIASATPRFTGPQTLDLPIIPVA is encoded by the coding sequence ATGCATTACAAGGTTTTTGGCCGCAAGACCGGTCTGCGTGTTTCTGAACTGGCGTTGGGCGCCGGCAATTTTGGCACCGGTTGGGGTCACGGTGCCGAACGTGATGAAGCCAAGCGGATCTTTGATGGGTTTCTCGATGCTGGCGGCAATTTCATTGATACCGCCAATGGTTATCAGGGCGGGCAATCGGAGTCGATGCTCAGCGAATTCATTGCGCCAGAACGTGATCGGCTGGTGATCGCCACCAAGTACAGCATGGGCACAACCCCGGCCGACGGTATTTCCCACACCGGCAACAGCCGGAAAAACATGGTTCGCGCGGCGGAGGAAAGTCTCAAACGCCTGAACACCGATCACATTGATCTGTTCTGGGCCCATGTCACCGATGGCGTGACCCCCATGGAAGAAATCCTCCGCGGTTTCGATGACCTGGTGCGGGCCGGCAAGATTCACTATGCCGGCCTATCCAACTTCCCGGCTTGGCGCATTTCCCGCGCCGACGTACTGGCGGAACTGCGCGGCTTCGCGCCGATTGCAGCGATTCAGGTCGAGTACAGCCTCGCCGAGCGCACTGCCGAGCGCGAATTGCTGCCGATGGCCGAAGCGCTGGGGCTGGCGGCGACGCTGTGGTCGCCACTGGCCGGTGGTTTCCTCACTGGCAAGTATCGCGGCGGCGATGACAACAACCGTGCGAGCAAACTCGGCATGCTGGTGCACGCGGAAAAAAGCGCCCGCGAAACCGCCCTGCTCGATACGTTGCTGGCCGTAGCTGCAGAAATCGGCGCCAGCCCAACCCACGTCGCCATCGCCTGGCTTCGCGAAAAAGCCCGCCGCTCGACGACCGCGCTGATTCCGATCCTCGGCTCACGTACCCGCGAACAACTGGATGCCACCCTCGGCGCGCTCGAGGTGCAACTGAGCGAACAGCAAATGGCTCGGCTGGAAGACAGCAGCAGCGTGCCGGCCGGTGTTCCGCACGAGACGATTGCCAGTGCCACACCTCGCTTTACCGGCCCGCAGACGTTGGACCTGCCGATCATCCCGGTGGCCTGA
- a CDS encoding nucleobase:cation symporter-2 family protein — MTASEKAPRNNDLIYGLNDRPHLTATVFAALQHVLASFVGIITPTLIMGGALGLQSEIPYLISMALFVSGLGTFVQAKRFGPVGSGLLCLQGTSFSFISVILSAGFMVKARGGGTDEILSTIFGVCFFAAFIEVVLSQFIGKLRMLITPVVTGTIITLMGLSLIKVAMTDIAGGFGAPDLGAASHIFLAALVIGTIVVLNRVDVPFLRLGAIVIGLTLGYLVAWLMGTVDFASMPEVPLVSVPVPFKYGFNFDWVAFVPVAVIFLVSPLEAAGDLTANSMISRQPVKGPLYIRRIKSGLLADGLNSAMAAVFNSMPMVTFAQNNGVIQLTGVASRYVAFFIAGLLVLLGLFPMIGAVLQLMPKPVLGGAELVMFGTVAVAGIKILAEAGLHRRNMLIVAISLGMGLGIAAVPEVLRELPQALRNIFESPITVGALCAIVLNIFLPEEFIELEEDDFDPEASILQVMENPDMPAKGEPAPAAAVAQLNR; from the coding sequence ATGACCGCCTCTGAAAAAGCCCCGCGCAACAACGACCTGATCTACGGCCTCAACGACCGCCCGCACCTGACCGCCACCGTGTTTGCCGCGCTGCAACACGTGTTGGCCAGTTTCGTCGGCATCATTACTCCCACGTTGATCATGGGCGGCGCCCTCGGTCTGCAAAGCGAAATCCCCTACCTGATCAGCATGGCGCTGTTCGTTTCCGGCCTCGGTACTTTCGTTCAGGCCAAGCGCTTTGGCCCGGTCGGTTCGGGATTGTTGTGCCTGCAAGGCACCAGTTTTTCCTTTATCAGCGTGATTCTCAGTGCCGGGTTCATGGTCAAGGCGCGCGGTGGCGGCACCGATGAAATCCTCTCGACGATCTTCGGCGTGTGCTTTTTCGCTGCGTTCATCGAGGTGGTGCTGAGCCAGTTCATCGGCAAGCTGCGCATGCTGATCACCCCGGTGGTCACCGGTACGATCATCACGCTGATGGGCCTGTCGCTGATCAAAGTGGCAATGACTGACATCGCCGGCGGTTTCGGCGCGCCTGATCTGGGTGCGGCTAGCCACATCTTCCTCGCAGCGCTGGTGATCGGCACCATCGTTGTGCTGAATCGCGTCGACGTACCGTTCCTGCGCCTGGGCGCGATCGTCATCGGTCTGACCCTCGGTTACTTGGTCGCATGGCTGATGGGCACCGTGGATTTCGCCTCCATGCCTGAAGTGCCACTGGTCAGCGTGCCGGTGCCGTTCAAGTACGGCTTCAACTTCGACTGGGTGGCGTTCGTGCCGGTGGCGGTGATTTTCCTCGTGTCGCCGCTGGAGGCTGCGGGTGACTTGACGGCCAACTCGATGATTTCCCGGCAGCCGGTCAAAGGCCCGCTGTACATCCGCCGGATCAAATCCGGCCTGCTCGCCGACGGTCTCAACTCGGCGATGGCGGCGGTGTTCAACAGCATGCCGATGGTGACCTTCGCGCAGAACAACGGCGTGATTCAGCTGACCGGCGTCGCCAGCCGTTACGTGGCTTTCTTCATTGCCGGTTTGCTGGTGCTGCTGGGGCTGTTTCCGATGATTGGCGCGGTGCTGCAACTGATGCCGAAACCGGTGCTTGGCGGCGCTGAACTGGTGATGTTCGGCACTGTGGCGGTGGCCGGGATCAAGATCCTCGCCGAGGCCGGCCTGCACCGACGCAACATGCTCATCGTGGCAATTTCGCTGGGCATGGGCCTGGGCATCGCGGCGGTGCCGGAAGTATTGCGTGAGCTGCCGCAAGCGCTGCGCAACATCTTCGAATCGCCGATCACCGTCGGCGCGTTGTGCGCTATCGTGCTGAACATCTTTCTGCCGGAAGAATTCATCGAGCTGGAAGAAGACGATTTCGATCCGGAAGCATCTATTCTTCAGGTCATGGAAAACCCGGACATGCCGGCCAAAGGTGAACCTGCCCCAGCGGCGGCTGTCGCACAGTTGAACCGCTGA
- a CDS encoding LEA type 2 family protein: protein MRRVQAVILSLLLLSLSACALFPNRDPVNINVVGLEPLPSQDLEVRFAIKIRVQNPNETAIDYNGIALDLEVNGHSLASGVSDQSGSIPRFSESIVTVPVSISAFSVLRQTLGLSQTQTLDNLPYVLRGKLAGGLFGTMRFVDSGKLSLPKATAATW from the coding sequence ATGCGCCGCGTCCAAGCCGTCATTCTGTCACTGCTTCTGCTGTCCCTCAGCGCCTGTGCGCTGTTCCCCAACCGAGACCCGGTGAACATCAACGTGGTCGGCCTCGAACCGTTGCCAAGCCAGGATCTGGAAGTGCGTTTCGCCATCAAGATTCGCGTGCAAAATCCTAATGAAACGGCCATCGACTACAACGGCATCGCCTTGGATCTGGAGGTCAACGGCCATTCACTGGCCTCCGGTGTCAGCGATCAAAGCGGCTCGATCCCACGCTTTTCCGAAAGCATCGTCACGGTCCCTGTGAGCATCTCGGCGTTCTCGGTCCTGCGTCAGACACTGGGCCTGAGCCAGACGCAAACCCTCGACAACCTGCCTTACGTGCTGCGCGGCAAACTTGCCGGTGGCTTGTTCGGCACCATGCGCTTTGTCGACAGCGGCAAGCTCAGCCTGCCCAAGGCCACTGCCGCTACCTGGTAA
- a CDS encoding GNAT family N-acetyltransferase produces MEDMPTLYTERLILRSLQLADAEAVQREFPHWDVVRYLNAAVPWPYPEDAALAYLRDIALPAVAAGKEWAWTIRLKSAPEQLIGKISLMDQTDNHRGFWLAPAWQGQGLMTEACAVVTDYWFNVLQRPVMRVPKAAPNIGSRKLSERAGMRLIRTDEGDFVGGRFPRELWEITREEWLQRQKT; encoded by the coding sequence ATGGAAGACATGCCGACGCTGTACACCGAACGACTGATCCTGCGCTCATTGCAACTGGCCGATGCCGAAGCCGTGCAGCGCGAATTTCCGCATTGGGACGTGGTGCGTTATCTGAACGCGGCCGTGCCATGGCCGTATCCGGAGGACGCTGCCCTCGCCTATCTGCGCGACATTGCCTTGCCGGCGGTCGCGGCGGGCAAGGAATGGGCCTGGACGATTCGCCTGAAATCGGCACCGGAGCAATTGATCGGCAAGATCAGCCTGATGGATCAGACGGATAACCACCGTGGATTCTGGCTGGCGCCGGCGTGGCAAGGTCAGGGATTGATGACGGAAGCCTGCGCAGTGGTGACCGATTACTGGTTCAACGTTCTGCAACGCCCGGTGATGCGCGTACCGAAAGCTGCGCCGAACATCGGCTCGCGCAAGCTCTCGGAGCGTGCGGGGATGCGCTTGATCCGGACAGATGAAGGAGATTTTGTCGGTGGGCGTTTCCCTCGGGAGCTGTGGGAAATCACTCGTGAAGAATGGCTGCAACGCCAAAAAACGTAG